In the genome of Bradyrhizobium arachidis, one region contains:
- the efp gene encoding elongation factor P: protein MRVIASSIRKGNVIEQDGKLYVVVSAENIHPGKGTPVSQIEMRRISDGVKISERYKTTDQVEKATIEERNYTFLYEDGDGFHFMNPETYDQVQVSKDVVGDAAAYLQPDMTVKLSTHDVNVVSLALPQRVTLEVVETEPVTKGQTASSSYKPAVLSNGVRTTVPPHISVGTRIVVMTEDGSYSERAKD from the coding sequence GGCAACGTGATCGAGCAAGACGGCAAGCTTTATGTCGTCGTCAGCGCCGAGAACATCCATCCCGGCAAGGGCACCCCGGTCAGCCAGATCGAAATGCGCCGAATCTCGGACGGGGTAAAGATCTCCGAACGGTACAAGACCACCGACCAGGTCGAAAAGGCCACCATCGAAGAGCGCAACTACACGTTCCTCTATGAAGATGGCGACGGCTTCCACTTCATGAACCCCGAGACCTACGATCAGGTCCAGGTTTCCAAGGACGTCGTCGGCGACGCGGCCGCGTATCTTCAGCCGGATATGACCGTCAAGCTGTCGACCCACGACGTCAACGTGGTCTCGCTCGCGCTGCCGCAGCGCGTGACGCTGGAAGTGGTCGAGACCGAGCCCGTGACCAAGGGCCAGACCGCTTCGTCCTCCTACAAGCCCGCGGTGCTGTCCAACGGCGTCCGCACCACCGTGCCGCCGCACATCTCGGTCGGCACCCGCATCGTGGTGATGACCGAAGACGGCTCCTACTCCGAGCGCGCCAAGGACTAA